A window from Streptomyces sp. NBC_00271 encodes these proteins:
- a CDS encoding MlaE family ABC transporter permease: MALLNRLEELGSQLSFYGRSLAWTGRTVRRYKKEILRLLAEVSFGRGALAVVGGTVGVIAFLSFFTGTEVGLQGYAALNQLGTSNFVAFLSAYFNTREIAPLVAGLALSATVGAGFTAQLGAMRISEETDALEVMGVPSLPFLVTTRMIAGFVAVIPLYVVGLLSSYFAARTITTGYYGQSAGTYDHYFQQYLPPVDVLWSFGKVLVFAVLIILVHCFYGYYASGGPAGVGIAVGRAVRTSIVAINVLDFFLSLAIWGANTTVRIAG; encoded by the coding sequence CTGGAGGAACTGGGCAGCCAGCTGTCCTTCTACGGCCGCTCGTTGGCGTGGACGGGCCGCACCGTACGCCGCTACAAGAAGGAGATCCTGCGGCTGCTCGCCGAGGTGAGCTTCGGACGCGGCGCCCTCGCCGTCGTGGGCGGCACGGTCGGCGTCATCGCCTTCCTGTCGTTCTTCACCGGCACGGAGGTGGGCCTCCAGGGCTACGCCGCGCTCAACCAGCTCGGCACCTCGAACTTCGTGGCGTTCCTCTCTGCGTACTTCAACACCCGGGAGATCGCGCCACTGGTGGCGGGGCTCGCGCTGTCCGCGACGGTGGGCGCCGGGTTCACGGCGCAGCTGGGCGCGATGCGGATCAGCGAGGAGACGGACGCCCTCGAAGTCATGGGCGTGCCCTCGCTGCCGTTCCTGGTGACCACCCGGATGATCGCCGGTTTCGTCGCGGTGATCCCGCTGTACGTGGTCGGGCTGCTCTCCTCGTACTTTGCCGCCCGCACCATCACCACCGGCTACTACGGGCAGTCGGCGGGCACCTACGACCACTACTTCCAGCAGTACCTGCCACCGGTCGACGTGCTGTGGTCCTTCGGGAAGGTGCTCGTCTTCGCCGTCCTGATCATCCTCGTGCACTGCTTCTACGGCTACTACGCGAGCGGCGGCCCGGCCGGCGTCGGCATCGCCGTGGGCCGCGCCGTGCGCACCTCGATCGTCGCGATCAACGTCCTGGACTTCTTCCTGTCGCTCGCGATCTGGGGCGCCAACACGACCGTACGGATTGCGGGGTGA
- a CDS encoding MCE family protein produces MRVLRLRLYGVVFLAVLALLLSLSVAVYQQVFTPAVRIELEADSIGNQLDPRADVKLRGLLVGEVRAVHADGTKATLDIALKPEYVASIPSDVHARLLPKTLFGEKYVDLVAPARSAHSSARPIRAGDVITQDRTRVGIELQQLMNDLLPLLRTVQPGKLNATLSAFATALEGRGDRIGDNLTRVEDYLHRLNPHLPSLTEDFARLADVAKVYGDAAPDLMEILRNTVTTSRTLVEQRDRLASALTTTATAAGTADGFLDANGDRLITLGRVSRPTLDLFARYSPEYPCLFAGLVREEQASEQAFRGGKMHITLEVVRQQGAYEPGEYPRYGDRSGPNCRDLPHPPVPAPGVHLDDGSAKGGSSGPAGVSATRTEQRAVGSLVAPVMGVPADEVPPVATLLFGPMARGTAVSVA; encoded by the coding sequence ATGAGAGTGCTGAGACTGCGGTTGTACGGCGTCGTGTTCCTCGCCGTGCTCGCGCTGCTGCTGTCCCTGTCCGTCGCCGTGTACCAGCAGGTGTTCACCCCGGCCGTACGGATCGAGCTGGAAGCGGACAGCATCGGCAACCAGCTCGATCCCCGCGCCGACGTCAAGCTGCGCGGGCTGCTGGTCGGCGAGGTGCGCGCGGTTCACGCCGACGGGACGAAGGCGACGCTCGACATCGCGCTCAAGCCGGAGTACGTCGCGTCCATCCCGTCCGACGTGCACGCACGCCTGCTGCCCAAGACCCTGTTCGGCGAGAAGTACGTCGACCTGGTCGCGCCCGCGCGCTCTGCGCATTCATCAGCTCGGCCCATCCGCGCCGGGGATGTCATCACCCAGGACCGCACCCGCGTCGGCATCGAGCTCCAGCAGCTGATGAACGACCTGCTGCCGCTGCTGCGGACCGTGCAGCCCGGCAAGCTCAACGCCACGCTCTCCGCGTTCGCCACCGCCCTCGAGGGGCGCGGCGACCGGATCGGCGACAACCTCACGCGTGTGGAGGACTATCTGCACCGGCTCAATCCGCACCTGCCGTCCCTCACCGAGGACTTCGCGCGGCTGGCCGACGTCGCCAAGGTGTACGGCGACGCGGCTCCCGACCTGATGGAGATCCTGCGCAACACCGTCACCACCAGCCGCACCCTGGTCGAGCAGCGGGACCGGCTCGCGTCCGCGCTCACCACGACGGCCACCGCCGCGGGCACCGCGGACGGCTTCCTCGACGCGAACGGCGACCGGCTGATCACCCTGGGCCGGGTCTCCCGCCCCACGCTCGACCTCTTCGCCCGCTACTCACCCGAGTACCCGTGCCTCTTTGCCGGCCTGGTGCGCGAGGAGCAGGCATCCGAGCAGGCTTTCCGGGGCGGCAAGATGCACATCACGCTCGAAGTCGTCCGCCAGCAGGGGGCGTACGAACCCGGCGAGTATCCGCGCTACGGGGATCGGTCGGGCCCCAACTGCCGCGACCTGCCCCATCCGCCGGTGCCCGCGCCCGGGGTCCACCTCGACGACGGTTCGGCGAAGGGCGGTTCGTCCGGCCCGGCCGGCGTCTCCGCCACCCGGACCGAGCAGCGCGCCGTCGGCTCGCTCGTCGCGCCCGTCATGGGCGTGCCCGCCGACGAGGTACCGCCGGTCGCGACGCTGCTGTTCGGACCGATGGCGCGCGGGACGGCGGTGAGCGTCGCATGA
- a CDS encoding MlaD family protein: MKTAKTARTTRSTRTSGARQAAAPLIKFSLFALVTILATALLAATIVNISFTPEHTYRAVFSDVTGLEKGDDIRVAGVRVGQVEGIRIKDRTLAEVTFTVGEDRPLLNSTGAVIRYRNLVGQRYVALTEGAGDGTRLKPGATIPLSRTQPALDLNALLNGFKPLFAALSPQDVNQLATEIIRTLQGEGGTVNSLLAHTASLTTTLAGRDKLIGSVIDNLNTVLETLDKRGARFSGLLKQLRRVISGLSADRKPIGQSLVGIGDLTDATSGLLKDARPPLKDDIAELTDLTGTLNKNENTVEGVLKRLPNKLNALTGTASYGSWFNFYLCDFDGRIVLPKTKQVLTPELHVARARCGA; the protein is encoded by the coding sequence ATGAAGACCGCGAAGACCGCGAGGACTACGAGGTCCACGAGGACGTCAGGAGCCCGGCAGGCCGCCGCCCCGCTGATCAAGTTCAGCCTCTTCGCCCTGGTGACGATCCTGGCGACGGCCCTGCTCGCCGCCACCATCGTCAACATCTCCTTCACCCCCGAACACACGTACCGAGCGGTGTTCAGCGACGTGACGGGCCTGGAGAAGGGCGACGACATCCGGGTGGCCGGGGTGCGGGTCGGTCAGGTCGAGGGCATCCGGATCAAGGACCGGACGCTGGCGGAGGTCACCTTCACTGTCGGTGAGGACCGGCCGCTGCTGAACAGCACCGGCGCGGTCATCCGCTACCGGAACCTGGTCGGACAGCGTTACGTCGCCCTGACCGAGGGCGCGGGAGACGGCACCCGGCTGAAGCCCGGCGCCACGATTCCGCTGTCGCGCACCCAGCCCGCGCTGGACCTCAACGCGCTGCTGAACGGCTTCAAGCCACTGTTCGCGGCGCTCAGCCCGCAGGACGTCAACCAGCTCGCCACCGAGATCATCCGGACCCTCCAGGGCGAGGGCGGCACCGTCAACAGCCTGCTCGCGCACACGGCTTCGCTCACCACGACGCTGGCCGGCCGCGACAAGCTGATCGGCTCGGTGATCGACAACCTGAACACCGTGCTGGAGACGCTGGACAAGCGCGGCGCCCGTTTCTCCGGGCTGCTCAAGCAGCTGCGTCGGGTGATCTCGGGGCTGTCCGCCGACCGCAAGCCCATCGGGCAGTCCCTGGTGGGGATCGGCGATCTGACGGACGCCACCTCGGGGCTGCTCAAGGACGCGCGTCCGCCCCTGAAGGACGACATCGCCGAGCTGACCGATCTCACCGGAACGCTGAACAAGAACGAGAACACCGTGGAGGGCGTCCTGAAGCGGCTGCCGAACAAGCTCAACGCACTGACGGGGACGGCGTCCTACGGCTCGTGGTTCAACTTCTACCTCTGCGACTTCGACGGCCGGATCGTGCTGCCGAAGACGAAGCAGGTACTCACTCCCGAGCTGCACGTGGCGAGGGCGAGGTGCGGCGCATGA
- a CDS encoding MCE family protein — protein MKVRIDPPKLPRIRIRRPRLTPFRERNPVVIGAVGLTFLALLTVAAFNADSLPLIGGGETYSAAFSEAGGLKPGDEVRIAGVKVGKVEDVDLDGDHVKVTFKIKGDPGFGTETGASIRVKTILGAKYLALHPKGPGQLKPGSEIPLKRTVPAYDVVQAFSDLTTTTEKVDTDQLAKALDTISTTFQDSPAEVRASIKGLSKISRTVASRDKALGELLDHANGVTGVLAEHSEDFAALVKDGDQLFKEISKRREAIHKLLKTSAALGIELSGLVEDNDKEIGPALKGLNTVVRMLERNQSSLDRSVKLLAPYVRVFSNALGNGRWFDSYVQNLVAAPVVPRTGGTR, from the coding sequence GTGAAAGTCCGCATCGACCCGCCCAAGCTGCCCCGCATACGGATACGCCGCCCGCGCCTCACCCCGTTCCGTGAGCGAAACCCCGTGGTGATCGGAGCCGTCGGTCTCACCTTCCTCGCGCTGCTGACCGTGGCCGCGTTCAACGCCGACAGCCTGCCGCTGATCGGCGGCGGCGAGACGTACAGCGCGGCCTTCTCGGAAGCGGGCGGCCTCAAGCCCGGCGACGAGGTGCGGATCGCCGGCGTCAAGGTCGGCAAGGTCGAGGACGTCGATCTGGACGGTGACCACGTCAAGGTCACCTTCAAGATCAAGGGCGATCCGGGGTTCGGCACCGAGACCGGTGCCTCGATCCGGGTCAAGACGATCCTCGGCGCGAAGTACCTCGCGCTGCATCCCAAGGGACCGGGACAGCTGAAGCCCGGCAGCGAGATACCGCTGAAGAGGACGGTTCCGGCGTACGACGTCGTGCAGGCGTTCAGCGACCTCACCACCACGACGGAGAAGGTCGACACCGACCAGTTGGCGAAGGCCCTGGACACCATCTCCACCACGTTCCAGGACTCGCCCGCCGAGGTACGGGCATCCATCAAGGGCCTGTCGAAGATCTCCCGTACGGTCGCCTCGCGCGACAAGGCGCTGGGCGAACTCCTCGACCACGCGAACGGTGTCACGGGCGTACTGGCCGAGCACTCCGAGGACTTCGCCGCGCTGGTCAAGGACGGCGATCAGCTGTTCAAGGAGATCAGCAAGCGGCGCGAGGCGATCCACAAACTGCTGAAGACCTCCGCCGCGCTCGGCATCGAGCTCTCCGGCCTGGTCGAGGACAACGACAAGGAGATCGGGCCCGCGCTCAAGGGCCTGAACACCGTGGTGCGGATGCTCGAACGGAACCAATCCAGCCTCGACCGGAGCGTCAAGCTGCTCGCGCCCTACGTCCGGGTCTTCAGCAACGCCCTCGGCAACGGCCGCTGGTTCGACAGCTACGTCCAGAACCTGGTCGCCGCTCCAGTGGTGCCGCGCACGGGAGGCACCCGGTGA
- a CDS encoding MCE family protein, with translation MKNLKKRVAVVTALALVAALTYVLWPRSESVHVTAYFPRTVGIYPGSDVRVLGVRIGEVEKITPEGDRVRVELKYDEGRKVPADAKAAVINSSVVSDRYVQLLPVYRTGPVLRNGAVIPETRTAVPVELDRVFDSLHTTADALGPQGANKDGSLSRLLGVSADNLDGQGENLNQTVEDLSKAVTTLSDGRTDLFGTVRNLQVFTAALAADDKSVRSFNTSLAEVAGQLAGERKDLADALKNLGTALGDVSAFVKKNKKSLTSNVQGLSKVTKVLVTQRAALAELLQVAPTGLSNLNDAYNPSSGTLDTRNNAQQAQDPASLLCSVLRTTGDEGGKNPDCKELKDLFDSLPKVPQGSAVTGTVDRTLGGILGASA, from the coding sequence GTGAAGAACCTGAAGAAGCGCGTGGCCGTGGTCACCGCACTCGCCCTCGTCGCCGCGCTCACCTACGTGCTGTGGCCGCGCTCCGAGTCCGTGCACGTCACCGCGTACTTCCCGCGCACCGTCGGCATCTACCCCGGCTCGGACGTCCGCGTCCTCGGCGTCCGGATCGGCGAGGTCGAGAAGATCACGCCGGAGGGCGACCGGGTGCGGGTGGAGCTGAAGTACGACGAAGGCCGCAAGGTGCCGGCGGACGCCAAGGCCGCCGTCATCAACTCCTCGGTGGTCAGCGACCGTTACGTACAACTGCTGCCGGTGTACCGAACGGGCCCGGTACTGCGGAACGGCGCCGTCATCCCCGAGACGCGGACGGCCGTACCGGTCGAACTGGACCGCGTCTTCGACAGCCTGCACACGACGGCCGACGCGCTCGGTCCCCAGGGCGCCAACAAGGACGGCTCGCTGTCGCGGCTGCTCGGGGTGAGCGCGGACAACCTCGACGGCCAGGGCGAGAACCTCAACCAGACGGTCGAGGACCTCTCGAAGGCCGTCACCACGCTGTCCGACGGCCGCACGGACCTGTTCGGCACGGTACGGAACCTGCAGGTGTTCACGGCTGCGCTGGCCGCCGACGACAAGAGCGTGCGGTCCTTCAACACCAGCCTCGCCGAGGTCGCAGGACAGCTCGCGGGCGAGCGCAAGGACCTCGCGGACGCACTCAAGAACCTGGGGACGGCGCTCGGCGACGTGTCCGCCTTCGTGAAGAAGAACAAGAAGTCGCTGACCTCGAACGTGCAGGGCCTCAGCAAGGTGACCAAGGTGCTCGTCACCCAACGGGCCGCGCTGGCCGAGCTGTTGCAGGTCGCTCCCACGGGTCTGTCGAACCTGAACGACGCCTACAACCCGTCCTCGGGCACCCTCGACACCCGCAACAACGCGCAGCAGGCACAGGATCCGGCCTCGCTGCTGTGCTCCGTACTGAGGACGACCGGCGACGAAGGCGGCAAGAACCCCGACTGCAAGGAGCTCAAAGACCTCTTCGACTCCCTGCCGAAGGTGCCTCAGGGCTCCGCGGTGACGGGAACGGTCGACCGGACGCTCGGCGGAATTCTGGGGGCGAGCGCATGA
- a CDS encoding MCE family protein gives MSALRKVGAVAWAAVGSLLLSGCEFNGWYDVQLPGGAAADGHAYHVTVEFRDVLDLVPQSAVKVNNVTVGAVEKVELDGWHARVRLRVADSVKLPANAVAELRQTSMLGEKYVALSAPTGTAPTGRLGDGDRVPLSRSGRNPEIEEVLSALSALLNGGGVAQLKTITVELNKALDGRENRVRSLLKELNTFIGGLDDQRKDIVHALEAVDRLAGRLGKEKKTIAQAVDTMPPALKVLADQRRDLTRMLTALSKLGKTGTKVVNASHDDTVANLEQLRPILQQLNKAGDDLPNSLELLTTYPFPRNAVDAVKGDYVNLDITADLDLSDLYGNLTDGNSGRGKGDSQKPGTPDVPDLPDLPGLPDLPSVPTPTALPSAPSLPSSPSVPSGPSGGGGPLCPPVCTSSYTTQGGLPEGINLALAELMLKGVQP, from the coding sequence ATGAGCGCACTGCGCAAGGTCGGGGCGGTCGCGTGGGCCGCGGTCGGCTCGCTGCTGCTGTCCGGCTGCGAGTTCAACGGCTGGTACGACGTCCAGCTGCCCGGCGGAGCCGCCGCCGACGGCCACGCATACCACGTCACCGTCGAGTTCCGCGACGTCCTCGACCTGGTGCCGCAGTCGGCGGTGAAGGTCAACAACGTCACCGTGGGCGCGGTCGAGAAGGTCGAACTGGACGGCTGGCACGCGCGCGTACGGCTGCGGGTCGCCGACTCGGTGAAGCTGCCCGCCAACGCGGTCGCCGAGCTGCGGCAGACCAGCATGCTCGGCGAGAAGTACGTCGCGCTCTCCGCCCCGACCGGCACGGCCCCCACGGGCCGGCTCGGCGACGGCGACCGCGTCCCGCTGTCCCGCAGCGGCCGCAACCCGGAGATCGAGGAGGTGCTCTCCGCGCTCTCCGCGCTCCTCAACGGCGGCGGGGTGGCCCAGCTCAAGACGATCACCGTGGAACTGAACAAGGCCCTGGACGGCCGGGAGAACCGGGTCAGATCGCTGCTCAAGGAGCTGAACACCTTCATCGGCGGCCTGGACGACCAGCGGAAGGACATCGTCCACGCCCTCGAGGCCGTAGACCGGCTCGCGGGGCGGCTCGGCAAAGAGAAGAAGACGATCGCCCAGGCCGTGGACACGATGCCACCTGCCCTGAAGGTCCTGGCCGACCAGCGGCGCGATCTGACGAGGATGCTCACCGCCCTGTCGAAGCTGGGCAAGACGGGCACCAAGGTGGTCAACGCCTCGCACGACGACACGGTCGCGAACCTCGAACAGCTGCGGCCGATCCTGCAGCAGCTGAACAAGGCGGGCGACGATCTGCCCAACTCCCTTGAACTGCTGACCACTTACCCGTTCCCGCGCAACGCGGTGGACGCCGTCAAGGGGGACTACGTCAACCTCGACATCACGGCCGACCTCGATCTGTCGGACCTCTACGGAAACCTGACGGACGGCAACTCCGGCCGGGGCAAGGGCGATTCCCAGAAGCCCGGCACTCCCGACGTACCGGATCTCCCCGATCTCCCCGGTCTCCCCGATCTGCCGAGCGTGCCGACGCCCACGGCGCTGCCGAGCGCACCGAGCCTGCCGTCGTCCCCCTCGGTGCCGTCGGGCCCGTCGGGCGGGGGCGGGCCGCTGTGCCCGCCGGTGTGCACCAGTAGCTACACCACCCAAGGCGGGCTGCCCGAGGGGATAAACCTCGCGCTCGCGGAGCTGATGCTGAAGGGGGTTCAGCCGTGA
- a CDS encoding MlaD family protein: protein MITRTVKAQLLAFATITAVGVSYVGAEYTGLVDDVLGRGYTVQADFADSGGIFPGAEVTYRGVPVGRVGALRLTGSDGVSVALDIKDGAPRIPADTLAVVANRSAVGEQYVDLQPRTSHGPYLLDGSAIPRGSTRVPLPTTDLVLSLDRLVNSVGKDDLRVTVDELGKAFSGTGPNLSRLVDSGNALVESASESLPQTISLIDDSRKVLKTQSDQGSSIKSFAHDLAALTAQLKSSDGDLRKLIGNATPAAQQVNSLLKNISPRLSVLLANLISGGQVTLANLPGVEQSLVTFPALVAGSYTVVPGDGTTHFGLVVNADDPPPCTQGYGTTRRDPSDTSTREANTDARCTAPRGSKTSVRGAQNAPGASTTSGGANQTAYVTPYITPYDPETGTATGPDGRPVEIGSTGGQQAVFGRESWQWLLVEPMA, encoded by the coding sequence GTGATCACCCGTACGGTCAAGGCCCAGTTGCTCGCCTTCGCCACCATCACCGCCGTCGGGGTGTCGTACGTCGGCGCCGAGTACACGGGCCTGGTGGACGACGTCCTGGGCCGCGGCTACACCGTGCAAGCGGACTTCGCCGACTCCGGGGGCATCTTCCCCGGCGCCGAGGTCACCTACCGCGGTGTGCCGGTGGGTCGCGTCGGCGCGCTGCGGCTGACCGGCTCCGACGGCGTCTCGGTCGCTCTCGACATCAAGGACGGCGCGCCACGCATCCCGGCGGACACCCTCGCCGTGGTGGCGAACCGTTCGGCGGTGGGCGAGCAGTACGTAGATCTACAGCCACGTACTTCGCATGGCCCGTACCTCCTCGACGGCAGCGCCATCCCGCGCGGCAGCACCCGCGTGCCGCTGCCCACGACGGACCTGGTCCTGAGCCTGGACCGGCTGGTGAACTCGGTCGGCAAGGACGATCTACGGGTCACCGTGGACGAGTTGGGCAAGGCCTTCTCGGGCACCGGCCCGAATCTGAGCCGACTGGTGGACTCGGGCAACGCGCTCGTGGAGTCGGCCTCCGAGTCACTCCCCCAGACGATCTCGCTGATCGATGACTCGCGAAAGGTGCTCAAGACGCAGTCCGACCAGGGCTCGTCCATCAAGTCGTTCGCCCACGACCTGGCGGCTCTCACGGCACAGCTGAAGTCGAGCGACGGAGACCTGCGCAAGCTGATCGGCAACGCGACACCGGCCGCGCAGCAGGTGAACTCGCTGCTGAAGAACATCTCACCGCGACTGTCGGTCCTGCTGGCCAATCTGATCAGCGGCGGCCAGGTCACGCTGGCCAACCTGCCCGGCGTGGAACAGTCCCTGGTCACCTTCCCGGCACTGGTCGCGGGCAGCTACACGGTCGTCCCGGGCGACGGCACCACCCACTTCGGCCTGGTGGTGAACGCCGACGACCCGCCGCCGTGCACCCAGGGATACGGGACAACGCGGCGCGACCCCTCGGACACCAGCACGCGCGAGGCGAACACCGACGCGCGCTGCACGGCCCCGCGCGGAAGCAAGACGTCGGTACGGGGCGCGCAGAACGCCCCCGGCGCGTCGACCACGTCCGGCGGCGCGAACCAAACGGCGTACGTGACGCCGTACATCACGCCTTACGACCCGGAGACCGGCACCGCGACCGGCCCGGACGGAAGGCCCGTCGAGATCGGCTCGACGGGCGGCCAACAGGCGGTGTTCGGAAGGGAGTCGTGGCAATGGCTGCTAGTCGAGCCGATGGCATGA
- a CDS encoding AMIN-like domain-containing (lipo)protein: MRRIGTALAAMMLAGGGLLAGTVPAVAAPTAVDCAVTWGSLDKTGDSVASRRLVDVRAGQHECFDRLVFDAQGTAADPIGYTVRYVDVLHQDPSDVVVPIKGGAILEISLFSPRYDPATGQPYPPLPSVNVTGYRTFREFKFTGGSEGYTQAGLGVRARLPFRVFQTANHLVVDVAHTW, from the coding sequence ATGCGACGGATAGGTACTGCACTGGCCGCGATGATGCTGGCGGGCGGCGGTCTGTTGGCCGGCACGGTTCCGGCGGTGGCCGCGCCGACGGCCGTGGACTGCGCCGTGACGTGGGGGAGCCTGGACAAGACCGGTGACTCCGTTGCCTCCAGGCGACTGGTCGACGTGAGGGCCGGACAGCACGAGTGCTTCGACCGTCTGGTCTTCGACGCCCAGGGGACGGCGGCCGACCCGATCGGCTACACGGTCCGCTACGTCGACGTACTGCACCAGGACCCGAGCGACGTCGTGGTTCCGATCAAGGGCGGAGCCATTCTGGAGATCTCGCTGTTCTCCCCGCGCTACGACCCGGCGACCGGACAGCCCTACCCGCCGCTTCCGTCCGTCAACGTCACCGGGTACCGGACCTTCCGGGAGTTCAAGTTCACAGGTGGCTCCGAGGGCTACACCCAGGCCGGACTGGGCGTGCGCGCCCGGCTGCCGTTCCGGGTCTTCCAGACGGCCAACCATCTCGTAGTGGACGTGGCGCACACCTGGTGA
- a CDS encoding SAM-dependent methyltransferase, translated as MSDPVTTPEPAEQQKIDTSVPHSARIWNYWLGGKDNYPVDEAAGDAYTEVFPGIVTIARSSRAFLRRNIAYLVSEAGIRQFLDVGTGLPTAQNTHEVAQGLAPEARIVYVDNDPMVLAHARALLYSTEEGATAYIDANVTDPDRILEVAAKTLDFGRPTALILSNILGHVADYDQARSIVTRLMEALPSGSYLSINDGSRGIDPVFEQAQDAYNNSGAVPYNLRSIDEITAFFDGLELVEPGVVSVTEWRPEPGSDVPEVIAEHGGLARKP; from the coding sequence ATGAGCGACCCTGTGACGACGCCCGAGCCGGCGGAGCAGCAGAAGATCGACACGTCGGTGCCGCACTCCGCCCGTATCTGGAACTACTGGCTGGGCGGCAAGGACAACTACCCCGTCGACGAGGCGGCCGGTGACGCGTACACCGAGGTCTTTCCCGGGATCGTCACCATCGCCCGCTCCAGCCGCGCCTTCCTGCGTCGCAACATCGCGTATCTCGTCTCCGAGGCGGGTATCCGGCAGTTCCTGGACGTCGGCACCGGCCTTCCGACCGCGCAGAACACCCACGAGGTCGCCCAGGGGCTCGCTCCCGAGGCGCGGATCGTCTACGTCGACAACGATCCGATGGTGCTCGCCCACGCCCGCGCCCTGCTGTACTCCACCGAGGAGGGCGCGACCGCCTACATCGACGCCAACGTGACGGACCCGGACCGCATTCTTGAAGTCGCCGCCAAGACGCTGGACTTCGGTCGTCCTACCGCGCTCATCCTCAGCAACATCCTGGGCCATGTCGCCGACTACGATCAGGCCCGTTCCATCGTCACCCGGCTGATGGAAGCCCTGCCCTCGGGGAGTTACCTCTCCATCAATGACGGGTCGCGCGGCATCGACCCGGTCTTCGAGCAGGCCCAGGACGCCTACAACAACAGCGGCGCCGTTCCGTACAACCTGCGTTCCATTGATGAGATCACCGCGTTCTTCGACGGTCTGGAGCTTGTCGAGCCCGGTGTCGTCTCGGTGACGGAGTGGCGTCCGGAGCCCGGTTCGGACGTCCCGGAGGTCATCGCCGAGCACGGTGGACTTGCGCGTAAGCCGTAA